A stretch of Amycolatopsis balhimycina FH 1894 DNA encodes these proteins:
- the fxsT gene encoding FxSxx-COOH system tetratricopeptide repeat protein: MTVERSGNTPLSWSELADAVWLAATLGNQAVRPAGETRTRSRPPTPESPAEPPPSDPGLEPSAPPPPSAQPGLPDVEPEPVAVRRRRPVAGGFVRDNLAHDAEGSPRNRQTAKRPTMPGGPDILRALRPLKQLRPSPREDELELDEERTAEEAAQTGLWLPLLKPAPTTRVLDLTVVVDAGASMVLWHPEVTAFLNLVQQLGAFRTVRIRYLETETRATDGSLAPVLRGGTPDAPQHSVAELLDWYGGRLMLVLTDGVGEAWRRDLVSPLLAQWSRRMPVAVVHLLPQHLWKKSGIPLHRALLASPGAFQPNRRYEFDLPDAWMTMADPDKAVAGAVAVPVLELDGRWFSWWVRLVSRSVTDRVPATVLLARDQPMLEPGDDEEVASPLTAEERVRRFLGAATPPAFRLATLLAAVPVSLPIARFVRAQLVPEADSSHLAEVLTSGLLDSPAEGSFPGEEAVFEVPVAVRQALLTAGRRADTVQVVSLTGQRFGDQHPVLLRIADALADPDRAALPGEAADISLERVVMRALSGPYAWRAERLQERERELAAAEAGDEAAADEAADGVGPPASVEPGIPDERLVADVREEAATSLRRVRRVSTDAPVIWGAVPARNPEFVGRTELLDRLSASLGSRGFAILHGLGGLGKTQIAVEYIYRRLRDHDLVWWVSARQETQIRASLTELARQLRLPGSEETLTAVPAVLAALRAGKPYRRWLLVFDAADQPELLRPFLPVDGPGRILVTSRDTASGSFPADSVAVGLFARAESVDLLRSRDSALVASEANALAAKLGDLPIALAQAAAWRAETGIPVTGYTRLLDEKMAEITATSPRPSDYEISATAAWNVSFDGLATRNPAAHQLLQVCAFFAAEPISRSLFAGVRGVSIAPELDIAMQDPVLLDRVLRDINRCRLAKLDHRSGTLLLHRLAQVALQARMTDQARTEMRHGAHLLLANLDPNDPESARQWPQYQLVLPHLRHTELIGCPDRWVRQLLLNLMKFLYVSGDHTGALTLSQEVVAAWTGRHGAEDAQTLAASVQLGFVLWVLGRYEASSEVSRRTLHLYQQTVGPDSEQALRAEVQVAVGLKSSGDFFAARDLNRQTYERVRHFFGNDDPTALSAAHDLVVSFLLAGDYEQARWLSEDTYERRSEVLGYDNWETISTLNIMIICRRELGDYSWARIEQEKVVERVRGLYGSGTDGVIRRDYHLAVAQRKDGYQEAALNLSGSALERFRLKYGSDHPNAMACALAHSIDLRNAGNLPEALELGEQALSLYRESLGDRHPHTLAAEVDIGVTLRLLGDPAAALRRDEGALSGLSDRLGQAHPHVLACSINMANDWHALGDVQRSLRMNTESLARLRRVLPEHHPSALAARLNRALDLQRLGRVREAVSQHRDVLSAADRAFRPGHPAVTAAENATRAECDIDPMPL; the protein is encoded by the coding sequence ATGACCGTCGAGCGGTCCGGAAACACGCCGCTGTCGTGGAGCGAGCTGGCCGACGCGGTATGGCTGGCGGCGACGCTGGGAAACCAGGCGGTACGACCAGCCGGAGAGACGAGAACGCGATCACGCCCGCCGACGCCGGAGTCGCCGGCCGAGCCACCGCCCTCGGATCCCGGGCTGGAACCGTCGGCGCCTCCACCGCCGTCCGCGCAACCCGGCCTGCCGGACGTGGAACCCGAGCCGGTTGCCGTCCGGCGGCGTCGCCCGGTCGCCGGCGGTTTCGTCCGAGACAACCTCGCGCACGACGCCGAAGGGTCACCGCGGAACAGACAGACTGCGAAACGCCCGACGATGCCGGGCGGCCCGGACATCCTCAGGGCCCTGCGGCCGCTCAAGCAGTTACGGCCGTCTCCGCGTGAAGACGAGCTCGAGCTGGACGAAGAACGGACCGCCGAAGAGGCGGCTCAGACCGGTCTCTGGCTCCCCCTGCTGAAGCCCGCGCCGACGACGCGTGTCTTGGATCTGACGGTGGTCGTCGACGCCGGGGCGTCGATGGTGCTGTGGCATCCGGAAGTCACGGCGTTCCTGAACCTGGTGCAGCAACTCGGAGCATTCCGTACGGTCAGGATTCGGTACCTCGAGACGGAAACGCGGGCGACGGACGGCTCGCTCGCGCCGGTGCTTCGCGGCGGCACCCCGGACGCGCCTCAGCACAGCGTCGCCGAACTCCTGGACTGGTACGGCGGACGGCTCATGCTCGTCCTGACCGACGGGGTCGGCGAAGCATGGCGGCGTGATCTCGTTTCGCCGCTACTCGCGCAGTGGAGCAGACGGATGCCGGTCGCCGTGGTGCACCTCCTCCCCCAGCACCTCTGGAAGAAGAGCGGCATTCCGCTGCACCGTGCCCTCCTGGCGTCGCCGGGGGCGTTCCAGCCGAACCGTCGCTACGAATTCGACCTGCCTGATGCCTGGATGACCATGGCTGATCCGGACAAAGCGGTTGCCGGTGCGGTGGCTGTGCCGGTCCTCGAACTGGACGGCCGGTGGTTCAGCTGGTGGGTGCGGCTCGTCTCGCGCTCGGTCACCGATCGGGTGCCGGCAACGGTGCTGCTCGCGCGTGACCAGCCGATGCTCGAGCCTGGGGACGACGAGGAGGTCGCTTCGCCCCTGACGGCCGAGGAAAGAGTCCGGCGGTTCCTCGGTGCCGCGACGCCACCGGCGTTCCGGTTGGCGACGCTGCTGGCCGCTGTGCCGGTAAGCCTGCCGATCGCGAGGTTCGTCCGAGCGCAGCTCGTGCCGGAAGCGGACAGCTCGCACCTCGCCGAGGTGCTCACCAGTGGGCTACTGGACTCGCCCGCGGAGGGAAGTTTCCCGGGGGAGGAAGCGGTCTTCGAGGTCCCGGTGGCGGTTCGCCAAGCTCTGCTGACTGCCGGACGGCGCGCCGACACCGTGCAGGTGGTTTCCTTGACCGGGCAGCGGTTCGGGGACCAGCACCCGGTACTGCTGAGGATCGCTGACGCGCTGGCCGATCCCGACCGCGCCGCACTGCCCGGCGAGGCTGCCGACATTTCCCTCGAACGAGTCGTCATGCGTGCGCTCTCCGGTCCGTACGCGTGGCGGGCCGAGCGACTGCAGGAGCGGGAGCGTGAACTCGCCGCGGCGGAGGCGGGTGACGAAGCCGCCGCGGACGAGGCTGCGGACGGGGTGGGGCCACCCGCGTCGGTCGAGCCGGGCATCCCGGACGAGCGGCTGGTCGCGGACGTCCGGGAAGAGGCGGCCACGTCGCTGCGCCGGGTCCGGCGGGTCAGCACGGACGCGCCGGTGATCTGGGGCGCGGTCCCGGCACGGAACCCGGAGTTCGTCGGCCGTACCGAACTGCTCGACCGGCTCAGTGCGAGCCTCGGCTCGCGTGGATTCGCGATCCTGCACGGTCTGGGCGGCCTCGGCAAGACCCAGATCGCGGTCGAGTACATCTACCGGCGGCTCCGCGACCACGATCTCGTGTGGTGGGTGAGTGCGCGCCAGGAGACCCAGATCCGGGCGTCCTTGACGGAGCTCGCCCGCCAGCTGCGGCTGCCGGGTTCGGAAGAGACTCTCACCGCGGTGCCGGCCGTCTTGGCTGCGCTCCGCGCAGGCAAGCCCTACCGTCGCTGGCTGCTCGTCTTCGACGCGGCCGACCAGCCTGAGCTCCTGCGGCCGTTCCTGCCGGTCGACGGACCAGGCCGAATCCTCGTCACCTCGCGGGACACGGCCTCCGGCTCCTTCCCCGCGGATTCGGTCGCCGTCGGTCTGTTCGCCCGGGCGGAGAGCGTCGACCTCCTGCGCAGCCGGGATTCCGCGCTGGTCGCGTCGGAGGCCAACGCGCTGGCGGCGAAGCTGGGCGACCTGCCGATCGCTTTGGCCCAGGCGGCGGCGTGGCGTGCCGAGACCGGTATCCCGGTCACCGGGTACACGCGGCTGCTGGACGAGAAGATGGCCGAGATCACGGCGACTTCGCCTCGGCCGTCGGACTACGAGATTTCCGCGACGGCCGCGTGGAACGTCTCCTTCGACGGACTGGCGACCCGCAATCCGGCCGCACACCAGCTGCTCCAAGTGTGCGCGTTCTTCGCCGCCGAACCGATCTCCCGCAGCCTGTTCGCCGGGGTGAGGGGAGTGTCGATCGCCCCGGAGCTGGACATCGCGATGCAGGACCCCGTGTTGCTGGACCGGGTGCTCAGGGACATCAATCGGTGCCGGTTGGCGAAGCTGGACCACCGGAGCGGCACCCTGCTCCTGCATCGGCTCGCACAGGTGGCCCTGCAGGCCCGGATGACCGACCAGGCGCGGACGGAGATGCGCCACGGTGCTCATCTTCTGCTCGCGAACCTCGATCCGAACGACCCCGAGTCGGCCCGTCAGTGGCCGCAGTACCAGCTGGTGCTACCGCACCTCCGGCATACCGAGCTGATCGGCTGCCCTGACCGTTGGGTCCGGCAGCTGCTGCTCAACCTGATGAAGTTCCTGTACGTCTCGGGCGACCACACGGGTGCGTTGACGCTCTCGCAGGAAGTCGTCGCAGCCTGGACGGGCCGCCACGGCGCAGAGGACGCGCAGACACTGGCCGCATCGGTGCAACTGGGGTTCGTGCTCTGGGTGCTCGGCCGCTACGAGGCGTCTTCGGAGGTCAGTAGACGGACGTTGCACCTCTACCAGCAGACCGTGGGCCCGGACTCGGAACAGGCGCTGCGGGCCGAAGTCCAGGTCGCGGTGGGTTTGAAATCCAGCGGCGACTTCTTCGCGGCCCGTGATCTCAACCGGCAGACCTACGAGAGGGTGCGACATTTCTTCGGCAACGACGATCCGACCGCTCTGAGCGCGGCGCACGACCTGGTCGTGTCGTTCCTGTTGGCCGGAGACTACGAACAGGCCCGCTGGCTCAGCGAGGACACCTATGAACGCCGGTCGGAAGTCCTCGGATACGACAACTGGGAGACCATCAGCACGCTGAACATCATGATCATCTGCCGCCGTGAGCTCGGTGACTATTCGTGGGCGCGGATCGAGCAGGAGAAGGTCGTGGAGCGGGTACGCGGTCTGTACGGCTCGGGAACCGACGGTGTCATCCGCCGCGACTACCACCTCGCGGTGGCGCAGCGAAAAGACGGCTACCAGGAAGCCGCACTGAACTTGTCGGGCAGCGCGCTCGAGCGCTTCCGCCTCAAGTACGGTTCGGACCACCCCAACGCGATGGCCTGCGCGCTGGCCCATTCAATCGACCTTCGCAACGCCGGAAACCTGCCGGAGGCGCTGGAGCTGGGGGAACAAGCTCTGTCGCTGTACCGGGAAAGCCTGGGCGATCGACACCCGCACACCTTGGCCGCCGAAGTCGACATCGGGGTCACCCTGCGCCTACTCGGGGATCCGGCCGCCGCGCTGAGGCGGGACGAGGGTGCGCTGAGCGGACTGAGCGACCGGCTGGGGCAGGCACACCCGCACGTTCTGGCGTGCTCGATCAACATGGCGAACGACTGGCACGCCCTGGGCGATGTGCAGCGTTCCCTGCGGATGAACACCGAATCGCTGGCGCGGTTGCGGAGGGTGCTGCCCGAGCACCACCCCTCCGCGCTCGCGGCGCGGCTCAATCGGGCCCTGGACCTCCAACGGCTCGGGCGGGTCCGGGAAGCGGTGAGCCAGCACCGGGACGTGCTGAGCGCGGCCGACCGGGCGTTCCGACCTGGTCATCCCGCCGTCACGGCCGCCGAGAACGCGACGCGAGCAGAGTGCGACATCGATCCGATGCCCTTGTAG
- a CDS encoding HEXXH motif domain-containing protein, which translates to MDQVASAPDAHSIPWDTFDQLAAGGGGVAALSLLRSADRSRRLLLLLGLVDPATTDDQLTGPLTGPSSAWDLLERAERADPEASERVLAHPYTGSWAGYVTRLIKRGLTGECPLWVHYGYLHTLAAAAAIHAGLDFTIRVPVWNDTVVLPTLGAAQLDEGGDFTTAEVSGEAGSFTIRGERSQVTPGASGWSPLRTFRFETGGRALELRLDHLDPHRGLYHPVPPERLVEADLATWRNLLGEAWRLIVEHVPEYAEVLPSGLVSVVPEPAVPFRLPSASTGEAFGSMVVAAPEDPATLAAALVHEFQHIRLGGLLQLARLHDDDRTERLYAPWREDPRPLGGLVHGVYAFFGVSAFWRALSRARPDDRLAAFEFAHWRAQTWQTLEAIRDDAALTDAGRRFLAELATVFGPWQSEPSTAEALRRAETLAADHYAGWRLRHIRPEPETVAVLARAWLQKAPCPPVVPNGRIDTSSDGQWPNSRADLIRILLGEDGETRLSRLWSHVPHALEGDYYLVADRNDEARSAYQAELEKDPDDAPALIGLGLSLSAGPAARALLAVPELVRAVHRKLRRDGVAPAAEELAGWIGEAVS; encoded by the coding sequence ATGGATCAAGTGGCGTCCGCCCCGGACGCGCATTCAATCCCTTGGGACACCTTCGACCAGCTCGCGGCAGGCGGGGGCGGCGTCGCCGCGTTGAGCCTGTTGCGCAGCGCCGATCGCAGTCGCCGGTTGCTCCTCCTGCTCGGTCTCGTCGACCCGGCCACGACGGACGACCAGCTGACCGGCCCGCTCACCGGCCCCTCGTCGGCCTGGGATCTACTGGAGCGGGCCGAAAGGGCAGATCCGGAGGCATCGGAGCGGGTTCTCGCTCATCCCTACACCGGGAGCTGGGCCGGTTACGTCACGCGCCTGATCAAGCGGGGACTGACCGGTGAATGCCCGCTCTGGGTGCACTACGGCTACCTCCACACACTCGCGGCCGCGGCGGCGATTCATGCGGGCCTGGATTTCACGATCCGGGTGCCGGTCTGGAACGACACCGTCGTGCTGCCGACGCTGGGTGCCGCACAGCTCGACGAAGGCGGCGATTTCACGACCGCCGAAGTAAGCGGTGAAGCCGGTTCTTTCACGATCCGCGGCGAACGCTCGCAGGTCACTCCCGGCGCATCGGGCTGGAGCCCGCTCCGGACGTTCCGGTTCGAAACCGGCGGCCGTGCCCTTGAACTGCGACTCGATCACCTTGACCCCCACCGCGGCCTCTACCACCCGGTCCCGCCTGAACGGCTGGTGGAAGCCGACCTGGCGACCTGGCGGAACCTGCTCGGCGAAGCCTGGCGACTGATCGTCGAGCACGTGCCCGAATACGCGGAGGTTCTGCCCTCCGGCCTGGTGTCGGTCGTGCCCGAACCCGCCGTCCCCTTCCGGCTGCCCAGCGCATCGACGGGTGAAGCCTTCGGGAGCATGGTGGTCGCCGCGCCCGAGGATCCCGCCACACTGGCCGCCGCACTCGTGCACGAGTTCCAGCACATCCGGCTGGGCGGCCTGTTGCAGCTGGCCCGGCTGCACGACGACGACCGGACCGAGCGGCTCTACGCACCGTGGCGGGAGGACCCCCGGCCGCTCGGTGGCCTGGTGCACGGGGTCTACGCGTTCTTCGGTGTTTCGGCCTTCTGGCGGGCGCTGTCGCGGGCACGCCCCGACGACCGGTTGGCCGCGTTCGAGTTCGCCCACTGGCGCGCCCAGACCTGGCAGACCCTCGAAGCGATCCGGGACGACGCCGCTTTGACCGACGCAGGACGACGGTTCTTGGCCGAACTCGCCACCGTGTTCGGTCCGTGGCAGTCCGAGCCGAGCACCGCCGAAGCCCTGCGTCGGGCGGAAACGCTGGCCGCGGACCACTACGCGGGCTGGCGGCTCCGCCACATCCGCCCCGAACCGGAGACCGTCGCGGTGCTCGCCCGAGCTTGGCTGCAGAAGGCCCCCTGCCCGCCAGTGGTTCCGAACGGCCGCATCGACACCTCTTCGGACGGACAGTGGCCGAACTCCCGAGCCGACTTGATCCGGATCCTGCTGGGCGAAGACGGCGAAACCAGGCTTTCCCGGCTGTGGTCGCACGTCCCGCACGCTCTCGAAGGTGACTACTACCTTGTCGCCGATCGCAACGACGAAGCCCGTTCGGCTTATCAAGCAGAACTCGAGAAGGACCCGGATGACGCCCCGGCGCTGATCGGCCTGGGCCTCTCCTTGTCCGCTGGACCCGCCGCCCGCGCCTTGCTGGCCGTGCCGGAGCTGGTTCGCGCGGTGCACCGGAAGCTGCGCCGCGACGGTGTCGCTCCGGCGGCCGAGGAACTGGCCGGCTGGATCGGTGAGGCGGTCTCCTGA
- a CDS encoding acetyl-CoA C-acetyltransferase → MSSEAYIYEAIRTPRGKNKGGALHGTKPVDLVVGLINELKVRHPNLDPAAIDDIVLGVVSPVGEQGAVIARTAALNAGLPDTVAGVQLNRFCASGLEATNTAAQKIRSGWDQLVIGGGVESMSRVPMGSDGGALFMDPATAYDNYIVPQGTGADLIATIEGFSREDVDAWAVRSQERAEAAWSGGYFAKSVVPVKDINGVTILDHDEHRRPGSTIEGLGKLKPAFAGIGELGGFDAVALQKYHSVEKINHVHTGGNSSGIVDGAALVLVGSEQVGKTFGLTPRARIVATASIGSEPTIMLTGPTPATEKVLKTAGLKPEDIDLWELNEAFASVVLKWIKDLHLDEEKVNVNGGAIAMGHPLGATGAMLVGTVVDELERRQARRALVTLCIGGGMGVATIIERV, encoded by the coding sequence GTGAGTAGCGAGGCCTACATCTACGAGGCGATCCGCACGCCTCGCGGCAAGAACAAGGGCGGTGCCCTGCACGGCACCAAGCCGGTCGACCTGGTGGTCGGCCTGATCAACGAACTCAAGGTCCGCCACCCGAACCTCGACCCCGCCGCGATCGACGACATCGTCCTCGGCGTCGTCTCCCCGGTCGGCGAGCAGGGCGCCGTCATCGCGCGCACCGCCGCGCTGAACGCGGGCCTGCCCGACACCGTCGCCGGCGTGCAGCTCAACCGCTTCTGCGCCTCCGGCCTCGAAGCCACCAACACCGCCGCGCAGAAGATCCGTTCCGGCTGGGACCAGCTGGTCATCGGCGGCGGTGTCGAGTCGATGTCGCGGGTGCCGATGGGCTCCGACGGCGGCGCGCTGTTCATGGACCCCGCCACCGCCTACGACAACTACATCGTCCCGCAGGGGACCGGCGCCGACCTGATCGCGACCATCGAGGGCTTCTCCCGCGAGGACGTCGACGCGTGGGCTGTCCGCTCGCAGGAACGCGCCGAAGCGGCGTGGTCCGGGGGCTACTTCGCCAAGTCCGTCGTCCCGGTCAAGGACATCAACGGTGTCACGATCCTGGACCACGACGAGCACCGCCGTCCGGGCTCCACGATCGAGGGCCTCGGCAAGCTCAAGCCCGCCTTCGCCGGCATCGGCGAGCTGGGTGGCTTCGACGCCGTCGCGCTGCAGAAGTACCACTCGGTCGAGAAGATCAACCACGTCCACACCGGCGGGAACTCCTCCGGCATCGTCGACGGTGCCGCGCTGGTGCTGGTCGGCTCCGAGCAGGTCGGCAAGACCTTCGGGCTGACCCCGCGTGCCCGGATCGTGGCGACCGCGTCGATCGGCTCCGAGCCGACGATCATGCTCACCGGCCCCACGCCGGCCACCGAAAAGGTGCTGAAGACCGCGGGCCTCAAGCCCGAGGACATCGACCTGTGGGAGCTGAACGAGGCGTTCGCGTCCGTCGTGCTCAAGTGGATCAAGGACCTGCACCTCGACGAGGAGAAGGTCAACGTCAACGGCGGCGCGATCGCCATGGGCCACCCGCTCGGCGCCACCGGCGCGATGCTGGTCGGCACCGTGGTCGACGAGCTCGAACGCCGCCAGGCGCGCCGCGCCCTGGTGACCCTGTGCATCGGCGGCGGCATGGGCGTCGCGACCATCATCGAGCGGGTGTGA
- a CDS encoding TetR/AcrR family transcriptional regulator produces the protein MTDVERSVRPRDRKAQLAAVAAELFRARGFPGVGIKDIADAAGVTGPALYRHFADKQAILAYVVLSGFEDLEAATAEALSDSVRPSDQLEALLTRLATQAVERREIAALWRWEGRHLPKEDQREIARRSALALATWAKALQVRRPELSSEDAELLCWAALSVFGSVSVHHTSVARRRFAALLVELALGVLNATLPSPSSEPSPPVVGLGTPSRREQVLAAATALFAHRGFHDVSMEDIGAAAGIAGPSVYRHFPSKAALMVAIGHRAADRLALAAERALQAPDERSALRRLAASYVHTILHTPELLVSFSADRVTMPDRDKADLLRVQRDYVAQWVALLSSVRPELPPREAKITVHAALTIANDLARTRRVASRPHFEAELTTLLHTVLDIP, from the coding sequence ATGACCGATGTCGAGCGCAGTGTCAGACCGCGCGACCGCAAGGCCCAGCTGGCCGCGGTGGCGGCGGAGCTGTTCCGCGCGCGCGGCTTCCCCGGCGTCGGCATCAAGGACATAGCGGACGCGGCGGGCGTCACCGGACCGGCGTTGTACCGCCACTTCGCGGACAAGCAGGCGATCCTGGCGTACGTGGTCCTGAGCGGCTTCGAAGATCTCGAGGCGGCGACAGCGGAGGCGCTGTCGGACTCGGTTCGGCCGTCCGACCAGCTGGAAGCCCTGCTCACACGCCTCGCGACCCAAGCGGTCGAACGCCGGGAGATCGCGGCACTCTGGCGCTGGGAAGGCCGGCATCTGCCGAAGGAGGACCAGCGAGAGATCGCCCGCCGGTCGGCACTGGCGCTGGCGACGTGGGCGAAGGCCTTGCAGGTCCGCCGCCCCGAGCTGTCGTCCGAGGACGCCGAACTGCTCTGCTGGGCGGCGCTGTCGGTGTTCGGCAGCGTGTCGGTGCACCACACGTCGGTGGCCCGCCGCCGCTTCGCCGCACTCTTGGTCGAGCTGGCCCTGGGTGTGCTGAACGCCACACTGCCTTCGCCGTCTTCCGAGCCTTCTCCACCCGTGGTGGGCCTGGGCACACCGTCCCGCCGCGAGCAGGTCCTGGCCGCGGCAACGGCCCTGTTCGCCCACCGAGGCTTCCACGACGTGAGCATGGAGGACATCGGCGCGGCGGCGGGCATAGCGGGCCCGAGCGTGTACCGCCACTTCCCGAGCAAGGCAGCCCTGATGGTGGCGATCGGCCACCGGGCGGCGGACCGGCTGGCCCTGGCGGCGGAGAGGGCGCTGCAAGCTCCGGACGAACGCTCCGCGCTCCGCCGCCTGGCGGCGTCGTACGTGCACACGATTCTGCACACGCCGGAACTGCTGGTGTCGTTCTCGGCGGACCGCGTCACGATGCCCGACCGCGACAAGGCGGATCTGCTGCGGGTTCAGCGGGATTACGTGGCCCAGTGGGTGGCACTGCTTTCGTCGGTCCGGCCGGAGCTGCCGCCGCGGGAAGCGAAGATCACGGTACACGCGGCGCTGACCATAGCGAACGACCTGGCCCGCACGCGCCGCGTGGCGTCGAGGCCGCACTTCGAAGCCGAATTGACGACGTTGCTGCACACTGTTCTCGACATCCCCTGA
- a CDS encoding 3-hydroxyacyl-CoA dehydrogenase NAD-binding domain-containing protein: MAESKTIRWEQDADGIVTLTLDDPKQSANTMNADFRESLGVTVDRLEAEKDSITGVVITSAKKTFFAGGDLNDLIQAKPEHAVELTEGSTLMKGQMRRIEQLGKPVVAAINGAALGGGLEIALATHHRIAADVKGSQIGLPEVTLGLLPGGGGVVRTVRLLGIQSALLNVLLQGQRHRPAKALELGLVHELVGTVEELVPAAKAWIKANPESGVQPFDVKGYKIPGGTPSNPSFAANLPAFPANLRKQIKGANMPAPRAILAAAIEGAQVDVDTALQIETRYFIHLATGQVSKNMTKAFFFDLQTINSGGSRPDGFEKYTARKVGVLGAGMMGAAIAYVSAKAGIDVVLKDVSQEAAEKGKGYAAKLEEKALSRGKTTQEKSDALLAKIKPTADPADFAGVDFVIEAVFESVELKHKVFGEIESIVNADAVLGSNTSTLPITTLAEGVQRTEDFIGIHFFSPVDKMPLVEIICGEKTSPATLAKVFDYTLQIKKTPIVVNDSRGFFTSRVIGTFINEAVAALGEGVEPASIEQAGAQAGYPAPPLQLMDELTLTLPRKIRKETREAVEAAGGTWKAHASEAVIDRMVEEYDRKGRSTGAGFYEYDENGKRTGLWPGLRDAFKSGSAEVPFEDLKERMLFAEALETVKCFDEGVLTSVADANIGSIFGIGFPAWTGGVIQYINQYEGGLQGFVDRSRELAARYGDHFEPPASLVEKAAKGEIYE; the protein is encoded by the coding sequence ATGGCCGAGAGCAAGACCATCCGCTGGGAGCAGGACGCCGACGGGATCGTCACGCTGACCCTGGACGACCCGAAGCAGTCGGCGAACACGATGAACGCCGACTTCCGCGAGTCGCTCGGCGTGACCGTCGACCGACTGGAGGCCGAGAAGGACTCCATCACCGGCGTCGTCATCACGTCCGCCAAGAAGACCTTCTTCGCCGGCGGCGACCTCAACGACCTCATCCAGGCGAAGCCCGAGCACGCGGTCGAGCTGACCGAGGGCAGCACCCTGATGAAGGGGCAGATGCGCCGCATCGAGCAGCTCGGCAAGCCGGTCGTCGCGGCGATCAACGGCGCCGCGCTCGGCGGCGGCCTCGAGATCGCGCTGGCGACGCACCACCGGATCGCCGCCGACGTCAAGGGCAGCCAGATCGGCCTGCCCGAGGTGACGCTGGGCCTGCTGCCCGGCGGCGGTGGCGTAGTCCGCACTGTCCGATTGCTGGGTATCCAGAGCGCGCTGCTGAACGTCCTCCTGCAGGGCCAGCGGCACCGCCCGGCCAAGGCGCTCGAGCTCGGCCTGGTGCACGAGCTCGTCGGCACGGTCGAGGAGCTCGTCCCCGCCGCGAAGGCGTGGATCAAGGCCAACCCCGAGAGCGGCGTCCAGCCGTTCGACGTCAAGGGCTACAAGATCCCGGGCGGCACGCCGTCGAACCCGAGCTTCGCGGCCAACCTGCCTGCGTTCCCGGCGAACCTGCGCAAGCAGATCAAGGGCGCGAACATGCCGGCGCCGCGGGCGATCCTGGCCGCCGCCATCGAGGGCGCGCAGGTCGACGTCGACACCGCGCTCCAGATCGAGACGCGCTACTTCATCCACCTCGCCACCGGCCAGGTCTCGAAGAACATGACGAAGGCGTTCTTCTTCGATCTGCAGACCATCAACTCCGGCGGCTCGCGGCCGGACGGCTTCGAGAAGTACACGGCTCGCAAGGTGGGCGTGCTCGGCGCGGGCATGATGGGCGCCGCGATCGCGTACGTCTCGGCGAAGGCCGGCATCGACGTCGTCCTGAAGGACGTCTCGCAGGAGGCGGCCGAGAAGGGCAAGGGCTACGCGGCCAAGCTCGAGGAGAAGGCCCTCTCACGCGGCAAGACCACGCAGGAGAAGTCGGACGCGCTGCTGGCGAAGATCAAGCCGACCGCCGACCCGGCCGATTTCGCGGGCGTCGACTTCGTCATCGAGGCCGTGTTCGAGAGCGTCGAGCTGAAGCACAAGGTGTTCGGCGAGATCGAAAGCATCGTCAACGCCGACGCGGTGCTGGGCTCCAACACCTCGACGCTGCCGATCACCACGCTCGCCGAGGGCGTGCAGCGGACCGAGGACTTCATCGGGATCCACTTCTTCTCGCCGGTGGACAAGATGCCGCTGGTCGAGATCATCTGCGGCGAGAAGACGTCGCCGGCCACGCTGGCCAAGGTCTTCGACTACACGCTGCAGATCAAGAAGACCCCGATCGTCGTCAACGACAGCCGCGGCTTCTTCACCTCGCGCGTGATCGGGACGTTCATCAACGAGGCCGTCGCCGCGCTGGGCGAGGGCGTCGAGCCGGCGTCGATCGAGCAGGCCGGTGCGCAGGCCGGGTACCCGGCGCCGCCGCTGCAGCTGATGGACGAGCTGACCCTGACCCTGCCGCGCAAGATCCGCAAGGAGACCCGCGAAGCGGTCGAGGCCGCGGGCGGCACGTGGAAGGCGCACGCGTCGGAGGCCGTGATCGACCGGATGGTCGAGGAGTACGACCGCAAGGGCCGCTCGACCGGCGCGGGCTTCTACGAGTACGACGAGAACGGCAAGCGCACCGGGCTGTGGCCGGGCCTGCGCGACGCGTTCAAGTCCGGCTCGGCCGAGGTCCCGTTCGAGGACCTCAAGGAGCGGATGCTCTTCGCCGAGGCGCTCGAGACGGTCAAGTGCTTCGACGAGGGCGTGCTGACGTCGGTGGCCGACGCCAACATCGGCTCCATCTTCGGCATCGGCTTCCCGGCGTGGACCGGTGGCGTCATCCAGTACATCAACCAGTACGAGGGTGGCCTGCAGGGCTTCGTCGACCGTTCCCGGGAGCTGGCCGCCCGCTACGGCGACCACTTCGAGCCGCCTGCTTCGCTCGTGGAGAAGGCCGCCAAGGGCGAGATCTACGAGTAA